Proteins from a genomic interval of Spea bombifrons isolate aSpeBom1 chromosome 4, aSpeBom1.2.pri, whole genome shotgun sequence:
- the LOC128491403 gene encoding uncharacterized protein LOC128491403 — protein sequence MPAPAAAPAIPPGPPRLRLDDKVLSLEFRLLDAQFNEPGRYQLVLRVENPLLDDSVKGVTLSINHGDIVHSNQAESDTAEQTDLTDTINFEKDTFLFILPQGLCKNDKHHDVRLCIDVLKFGGNFPNKGRKVGQAIFAIYPRTNQPRINLRAGPFQPLYNYQGILALLRVGGNQMAMHCGRLAYNVCFKEYQPPTPEEISKHVSPRPGNARSGTSLETTPRHDPHHLSTPKPASPAPPTFRTPIPQSSTPRSVSYQGESSKIDTLHASYPSRTHQVSDAQDLQTTLEEEDRLSPDTDSLQDQHDLTDRSDESPAPVLPVSSRLPDDVPLLLPSPPKTPSPIKKSHVTDKPPAQSDPVYGSDGESSFLPSPGTEKIIVTLHSATHLPTTTAGSAPSPFVTL from the exons ATGCCAGCCCCAGCTGCTGCCCCTGCTATTCCACCTGGGCCCCCACGCCTTCGGTTGGATGACAAGGTATTGTCTCTGGAATTCCGCCTTCTCGATGCCCAGTTTAATGAGCCAGGCCGGTACCAGCTTGTCTTGCGTGTTGAAAACCCTCTACTAGACGACTCAGTGAAGGGAGTCACACTTAGCATCAACCATGGGGACATAGTCCACAGTAACCAGGCTGAGTCTGACACTGCAGAGCAAACAGACCTGACAGATACTATCAACTTTGAAAAGGACACCTTCCTCTTCATTTTGCCTCAAG GTCTCTGTAAGAATGATAAGCACCATGATGTCCGATTATGCATTGATGTTCTTAAGTTTGGAGGTAACTTCCCAAACAAGGGAAGAAAGGTGGGACAGGCTATATTTGCAATATACCCCCGAACCAACCAGCCCCGTATTAACTTACGAGCTGGCCCTTTCCAGCCTCTATACAATTACCAGGGGATCCTAGCACTTCTCCGAGTGGGAGGCAACCAGATGGCTATGCATTGCGGCCGTTTGGCATACAACGTCTGCTTCAAAGAATATCAGCCACCTACACCTGAGGAAATCTCCAAACACGTCTCACCTAGACCAGGCAATGCAAGAAGTGGAACTTCCCTGGAGACCACCCCTAGACATGACCCTCATCATCTAAGCACACCTAAACCAGCCTCCCCCGCACCTCCTACTTTCAGAACCCCAATTCCCCAATCTAGCACCCCCAGATCAGTTTCCTACCAAGGTGAATCTTCCAAAATAGATACTTTGCATGCCAGCTACCCTTCGAGAACACATCAAGTGTCAGATGCCCAAGATCTTCAGACCACCCTTGAAGAAGAGGACAGACTATCTCCTGATACAGACTCACTACAAGACCAG CATGACCTCACTGACCGCTCAGATGAGTCTCCTGCTCCGGTGCTTCCTGTCTCCAGCAGATTACCAGATGATGTTCCACTGCTACTGCCTTCACCTCCAAAGACACCAAGTCCCATCAAAAAGTCTCAT GTTACAGACAAGCCGCCAGCACAGAGTGACCCTGTTTATGGATCAGATGGAGAGTCTAGCTTCTTGCCCTCACCTGGAACAGAGAAAATTATTGTTACCCTCCACTCAGCCACTCACCTCCCCACAACTACGGCAGGCTCAGCTCCATCTCCTTTTGTCACTTTGTGA